The Eulemur rufifrons isolate Redbay chromosome 3, OSU_ERuf_1, whole genome shotgun sequence DNA segment AGTGTCTTATCCCTTAATGTGCTGAAGGGGTGACAATGGAAAGAAAGTGTTGGGGATTGTGGCTGGGCTCCCAGgcattgtttaaaaacaaagaacattccTTTCAACCTCAGAAGCTCTACATCCCATTAACACTTGTTTCCTTCAACTCAGTCTTCCTAAAGAGCTTAGTGTAGACtaatattgaatgaaataaaattaaaagtgaaataaactCAGAGTCATCTAGAGTCACCTCAAGCCAGTTTGGCAAAGCCAGCATTCCTAGTTGTTTTCCTCTAAATTTACAGGTTAAGTTTTCTCATTGAGGTAGAACAACGAAGGGTATTGCTAAGTCTTTGGAGACGGGTTGTAgagtctttttagttttatttctttaaatgagtCCCTGTTCCCATTCTGTTGGCTTTGTTTGTACAATTCTTCTCCTTTAAAATGGGCCCAtaatgggctgggtgcagtgactcatgactgtaatcctagcactctgggaggccaaggcaggaggatcgcttgaggtcaagagttccaGAACAGCCaaggcaatagtgagaccctgtctctgctaaaaatagaaaaattagtgggaggctgaggcaggaggatcacttgagcccaggattctgaggttgcagtgagctatgataaaattaaaaaattaaaaaaagaactatagtGGTTTGTAACCTTGAAGGAAGTGTCTTTTGTAAAGCTGCCTCGTAATCCATTTATGGACAGAGTTGAAGGATACCCTTTAGCATTTTCTAGCCCAAGGATTATTTATTGTTGGGAAGAAATGCCGCAGGGGCCCTTAGTGTgtatactaaaaaataattattgactgAGCCAATCATATGTTATTGCAAACAAACCACAAGAACCCCCCTAATGCAACATTTTTGTCCTCTTTCCCAAGCTTTGTGCCAGAGTTTGCCTTAAAGACTAGCAGAGAAATCTACTTACATGCCCAAGCTGTGAGTAGTCTAAGCATTAGGCTGGGATTGTGAAaactgttcattttaaaatttgattgatTGCTTTTATAATCTTGATCTCTTTTGTTGCTTCCAAATGGCAGCAGAAAATAACACTTCCTTCTTCTATACATTCCATCCCTAAACACAACCATCCCAGGAATCCCCTGGAAGAGTCATTAATTCCTAAGCATTGTCATGGGTAAAAGGCATAATCAGTATTACCTTATTCCTTCTTATATATTCCTGACTTAACTGCAAGCTCCTCCCTTCCATCTCCAAAAATAGATTACACAATGACATAGACCCCTGGGATTCTCTGGATTGGCTCTGAGGGCCGATTTGTATTGTAAGATCAGCCTGACTTTCTGGAAGGAAGTTGGCGTCTGTCCTGTTTTCAGAGCCATTCCCTGGCTGAGTAAAGGTAAGAGGTGGCCTAATAGGTAATTGGAATGGTTTCCTTCTATTCCCACAGCCAAGCTCTGCGTCCCTAAAGTTCTTTCCTGATAATTTGGAAGTGGGAGTTGTTTTCCTAGTGAGGAACACTCCTATTCTGAGGGCTTGTCCGAACATAGTGATTGAGACTAACACCTTCCCGGTTCCCAAGTGAGTCACTTCAGGGCTGCACTCCAGCTGTGGTTCTCAAAGGGGCAAAGAGTGAACCAATTAAGAGCACCCCCACTTTTGAAACACTTTGGACTACTTAACTACTATTGATTTTATCTCCCTTTGAATTTAGGGAATTTGGCTGTGAGGATGGGGCTTGAGtctcaaaagaaggaagaagaaaaagacattaagTCCTTGAATAGATTATTCTAGGAGTCAGAGCTGTAGATAGTAATTATTTATTGATCTACCGGTGGTGGTGGATTAAAATCCCGAAGAAAGCACAGGGAGCTGAAGACAATGAAGTAATTAGAACAGTAATAGTAACTTCCATTTACCTATGCAGTTGATGTCATTTCTGGTTTGGGCCATGGGTTCTTAGAGGCTtataattaatacatatattcaaaACTGCCTTTTCATGGACTAATAATGAGCATGTGTCATGAGTGTGTGAATGAGGTTGGAAGGAAGGAGAGTTTGTAGTTTCTAAAATAATGACTCACATGACAAagagtgtgttttgttttatgatcTGAACAGTAGCATTTCCAAACTGGCTTCTTCCCAGGAGCAACCGGGGAATCTGATTTAATAAATGGCGAAGGTAGGAGTGAACGAGTGGTGACCTTCTCAAtgtgaaaggaagaattaaacaatgaacaacaaaataaaaaacaaaataaataacaaaaaagggGAACTGATGTCTGACCAGGCCTAGATGTTGAGACTTAAAATACGCAACTCACTGAACTGTGACTCCTGTACTCAGGAGTGGCTGGCTTATCCCTACTAGCTTGTTGAGAGGTGAGCTAAGACAGGTTAGATAAAGGTAGACAGGctgagtttgaatctcagctctaaTTTCTTATCAGTTCATGCTGGGGATAAGCCTTTCCATActtcagtttctccctctgtaaTACGGGGAAATCAACAGTACCTCCTTCATGGGGTTGCTGTGGACTTAGAAATAAAATGCTCAGAAGAGTACCTGTACACAAATGGAGTTTAAAATTGTTATTACTTGAGTCAAATCCATCAGGCCCCAAAGTCAAAGACTTGTTGATCAAAGCAGTTTAGAAATAAGATGAGCTAAGGCATGAGTGAGAAGGGTTAAGTGTTTTCAACAGACATGGGACCTGGATTCTGCTTATTATCTGTATGGCTGCAGATAAGTTATGTAACCACTCCGAGCTTttgtgtttcctcatttgtaaactaGGGCTAATAGCATTCCTCCCAGAGCTGCTCTGAAACTCATGAGATAACCACATAAAGGAGCTGGTGCCGGTAGCAGTAGGCAAAGGGCAAAGGGCAGACGTTGGTTCCTGCCCTTTCCCCACTAGCTCACTGGGCAGAACCAAACAGGGGACTGGCACTGGTCAACTACACTGAAGGGGAGTTCCTTCTTCACCTTCTCCCAACCCCCCAGTCCTTACCCTTTGTGTACTTTTCTCACCAGCCTTCTGCCCCTTCCTTTTTTTAACTATCAACTCTGGCTCTTATCACAATCTCCAGGAAGCATCTTATAACCCCTGAGAATTTAAAAACCTTAAGGCCCCCAGACCCATTTCAAAGAAAAAcccttgtctttttaaaaacaactttccCCCTCTTTATAAACTCATTCTCTCAAGGGTCAATTCTGTTAATTTGTAATTGGTGAAAAGAaaatgggggaaggaggggagagaaaagaaaccacTCACAACTTAAGATTTGGCTCAATTATATATTtgccaggtattttattttttctaaaaacaatagaaaaaaaatcaactttaaaaaggaaaatgtacttaaataaaaaaattatggtttATAATACATGGTTTGAAATCTTGTATAACTGCTATAAACGTTTTATTaaagttatttacatttaatggcCATATTTACACAGAAAAATTGGGTAAACCTtaggatcttttaaaaacaattcttaaatacaaatctgttaaagaaaaaaacaaaaaaagatggcaAGCATAAAAAAAGTTCTTTTATGCCCAAAGTCCCATTTGAGGCAGTTTACATTATGGCTAAACCTTTCAGTCCCAAGACCCAGCCAAGGTTGTGAGGTTGCATTTGATCATGCATTTGAAATAAGTTCATAGGTAATAAATTGCGGCAGTTCTGTCAGAAGGAACCTTTTTCCTTACTTTCCCTTTGTAACAAGTGAGAATTCATGAGCAATTCCAGTTCCTTCCTCCAATAGGTCAGCTTATGCACAAGAGTTCCGCAGCTGTTCAAGTTTGTGTTTCAACTGTTCTCGGCGCTTCCTCAACGAGTCCTTTTCTGAAATGAGCTTTTGCTCCTCTGCTTGGATGGACAGGATGTATGCAGTGGCTTTTTTAAGGATAACTACCTTGGGggctttttcattgttttccaaCTCTGGGATCTGGTCACGCAGAGCAAAAAAGCTCCGTTTCAGCTCGTTCCTCCTCTGGCGCTCCAGGACGTTGTGTGTCCGCCTCTTGTCGTTCTCCTCCGTGTCCGAGGACCTGGGGCTGGTGCATTTCCGGTTGTTGCTGATCTGTCTCAGGACTCTGACACTGTCCAACTTGGCCCTCTTGGCAGCGGGGTAGTCCTTCCTAGTGGAGGGAGGGGCTGCGTAATTGTGCTGATGGGTGGAGACGTGGCACCGCTTGAGGACCAGTGGGCTGTGAGGAGGTCTGCTGTGGCCTCCGGCAGAGGGTGACCCCGATTCTGACCTTTTGGCAGGGGGCTGCCTCTTTTCCACAGAGACAACATCGatttcttcctcatcctcctgctcttcctctttaagaaaggaaatagaaatcacCCGGTTAGCAGTGTCTCTTTAAAGAATCAATGACCAGATTAAATTAATGCCGTTCAAATATAAATCTGTTAGAAAGGGCTCTGGACAAGACTATCCCCCCAAAGGACCAAATCTAGCCAAGCCCCCTTACTCCTCTTCCCCACGAAGGTGGTCTCATAAGGGGGGGGAGGATGACAGCTGGGGCTATGGCACAGACAAGAAAATTACAATTTACCAGGACACGACACTGATGCCAATTCTTACCTAAGACTTAATGAGGCTTTGGGCACACCCAAAGAAATGCACTTTCCCAAGCACCTCCTATTTTTAAGGGACTTTACCAAGAACCCTTCAAATGTTGCAAATGATAGCTGTAAATCGCTTGGTATAACTTTAGCAACTCCCTATTTTACTGGGaatgcaaaattaaaaagaaaaaaagagattgcaGCTTTGCCAAAAGTCCTGGAGgatgggggaaggaaaaaagaaatccaattttGGCAAGGATTTGATTTTAAGCGTTTAAAATAGGCTGAGAAGATCCCAGTTCCTCAGCCTATCCACTCTCCAGGCACTTTCACTGGCTCCTGCACTCCCTCGGGACTCAGCCCCGCCCCTGTCCACAGCCCCTCATTTTTATAGATGCTTAGTTCATTAAATTTCAACCACTTCTCAGAAGTtaggggaagagggaggcaaTTCATTCACTCTCTTAGAGATCAATCCTCCTTTATCCTCATTCacaacctccccccacccccagagcaaTTAAAATGCTTAAGATAGGTAAGAGGGAGTGGATTGAGTTGCAAGATAAGCCAGAAGATTTTAAAACCCAAATGAAATTCctgaagggggtggggtgggctggcaactgggggggggggtctaaGGGGAAGGGATGGGAGGGAACTCTACAGCCCAGGGTTGCAGAGATGATGAGTGCCCAGAACTTTCCACATCTGCCTTTTCTCCCTCCAAAtataaggaaaagagagaaaggcagggTCGACTGAAGCGGCCAGTTGACAGCAGCAAAGATATCCAGCCGCCCGCCCACTTTTGACAGGCCAGGAGGGACCCAGCTTACCAGAGTCGCTGCTGGTGGTGGGTGGTGTTTCCTCGTGAAGCGCCAGGGGCTCGGGGCTGGCCCGCGGGGAGGACTCGGTCGAGGAGAGCAGAGAGTCCGAGGACGAGGAGAAGGCGGTGGAGTCAGGTGAGGCGCAGGGCTTGGGCGAGCTGCTGTCATGGAGCGGGTAGGGGAAGACCACGGAGGGGTCGATGCACTCAGAGGCCGCGGCGCTCAGGTCCTGCAGGTACAAGCTGGAGGTGGAGCAGCCGCTGTGCCCGCGGGCGGGGCTCGGGCTGCCGCTGTCTTTGCGCGCAGCCTGGTAGGAGGCCAGCTTCTCTGAGACCAGCTTGGCGGCGGCCGAGAAGCCGCTCCACATACAGTCCTGGATGATGATATTTTTGATGAAGGTCTCGTCGTCCGGGTCGCAGATGAAGCTCTGGTTCACCATGTCTCCTCCCAGCAGTTCGGTCACCATCTCCAGCTGGTCGGCGGTGGAGAAGCTCCCGCCGCCGCCGTCGTCGTCCCCCCTAGGGGAGAAGGACGCGACGGCAACATAGGAGGGCGAGCAGAGCCCGGAGCGACGGCTCGGGGACAAGGGCGGGGTGGGCAGCAGCTCGAATTTCTTCCAGATATCCTCGCTGGGCGCAGGCGGCTGCAGCTCGCTCTGCTGCTGGTGCTGGTAGAAGTTCTCCTCCTCGTCGCAGTAGAAATACGGCTGCACCGAGTCGTAGTCGAGGTCATAGTTTCTGCTGGCGAAGCTGACGTTGAGGGGCATCGTcgcggcagcctgcagaagggggCACACAAAGGGGGACAGCCTTGAGTTAAGGGGCTATTGTTGGTGCCAAAACCTGGGGCAGCGCCCAGTGCGCGCTCCACAATCCCTAAACACTCCCCTTCCAGAGCTATCCCCCAAAGGGGCCGGGTAGGggggaacaacaaaaaaagggtACCCTTTCACCTCCTTTGGGCACCCCCCTGCTATCTTGGACACGCACTTGGTGAACCAGCTATGTAGTGTCCGCTGAGCCCCCGCCTGCCCGGAGCCCGGGGCGCAAAGCCGGGTAGTTGGTCCCCGCAGCTGCGGTGGAATCGAAATCGGCCTTGGCCTCCTTAAGAAGCCGCGGGAGGCGGCGGTGAGGAATACAATTTGCCAAACCGAAGGCGCAAAGTTTTGCGCCACCTGAAGGAGAAGGCGAGAGGCGCCTCGGCGCTAGCAGCTGCGCGCCGCTCCCTCCCGCGCCGGGGCCCCTCCGCGCTGCCGTGCCCGTCCCCACTCGCGCCCTCGCCGCGCTCCTACCCCAGGCGGCGCCGccgcccctcccagcctcccccctccgcctcctccatccccacccccagcgcgccccccttccttcctttgccggcttttcttcttttctttcgcCGGCTGTAGTGGCGAGCTCAGCCGCGGGCTTTAACATCCCCCCATAAATAAAAGGGGGGTGTTAAATAATAACAGGGGCACCTCCCTTCCACACTCAATACAGCGACGCTACTGCGCCAGAGACCCCGCTGCGATTCCTCGCCCGGAGCCGGGCGTCTTCCCCACCCCGCTGAGGGTAGCAGCTGTTCTGGAACCTACCCGAGCCCCGCTCCTCGCTGTCTCTCCGCATCTCGGGGGCACAGGGACACCCGAGGGCGGCGGCAGCCGGGGAGTCAAGGCTGGGTGCGGAGATTCGTCCCGGATTTTTCCAAGTCGACGATTCCAGGAGAATCAGACACATCCCtgcttcccctttcccctccctgcgCCTCCCCAACATCAAGTCCTAACACCTCTGGAGACCaaggcttttaattttattattcttttaaaaagccatatgCCAACTTTTTAAAAGGAGCAGGGGCGAGCTGGAATCGCCGCAGGGACCGGCGGGCGGGACGCGCCGCAGTGTCTGTCTCCGGCTGTCAGAAATGCGGTAAGCCGAAATTTAAATGCCCTCCCGGAGACGGGGAAAAAGTCAGCTGCTGCGGAGCTCTCTCGCTCACACACGCAATATGTAATCCATATTCCAAGGAGCTCGAGATGCAAAGGGCTTTCTGCCCACCGCGAAGCAACCCCCTCCACAACCCAACTAGCAATTAATGCAATAAAGCAGGAATGTCCGACCGGCTGAGGGTCAGCGTCATATACATTTGGCAAAAATCTCTAAAGGCTACTTTTCAGAACGCACCCCCGttttccctctgccttctctcGCATCTTGACAAGTCACTCTACCCTGATCCAGTTCTGGATCACTCCCAATCTTACCCCGACCTACCACAACTACTCTTGAGAAAAGTGTCAATAGCGCAGGAATGGGAGAAAAGACACCCCAATTTGGGCATTCGACTCATTTTAGCATTAAAgcagtagagaaaaataaattaaaagacaaatggaTCCCGGTGCTTACCGGGTTTTCCACTACCCGAAGGAAATCCAGCGTCCAAACAGCGGCAAGGAGCGCCTTTCAGAGGAGCGAGTCCTGGGCAGCGTCGGGGCAAAGTAACCCCAAATGGGCGAAATAGCCTCCCCGCGTCCGCAGAGTCGCGTCCTTGCTTGGGTGTTGTAAGTTCCAGTGCAAAGTGCCCACCCGCTGCTATGGGCAAAGTTTCGTGGATGCGGCGAGGGTTGCGGACCGCTGGTGGGGAGTCAgcgggagggtggggtgggggctgccggGCCCGAGGCGAAGCCCCTCTTTCACTCCGGATCTCCCTTCCCCGCTCGCCCGGAGCGCGGCTCGGCTCGCTCGGCTCTTCTACCCTCGCTGGCCCGCCCGCTCGCTCCCTCTGCCTCTCGCTGGAATTACTACAGCGAGTCAGATAAAGCCCCAAGAACCGGCTTTTATACTGCTCCCTCGTCTTTCATACTCCCTCCCTCCGCTCTTTTTCCCGCCAAGCCTCTGAAAAGCCCTGCCCTTCTCGAGAAAGGAGGGGAGCCAGGGGCTGCCGGGGCCCGGCGGTGGCGGCGGCCGCGAGCAGCACAGCTCGGGGGTCCTCGGTCGCGCAGACCCTCGCATTATAAAGGGCTGGTGGGCGGGGATTCGCGAGCGAGGAGATCTTTTTTCTGattcccccgccccccgctttGGGAACTCGGGAGGGGCGCctccggggagggggaggaggagagtgagCTCGGCAGCCCGGCACTCCAGCTATCGGATGTAAACAGAGCGAGAGAGCGGCATGAATTAACTGCGCGCGCCTACCATTTTCTTTTGCTCTCGCTCAaaccctctccctttctctgctgCTCCTCTGGCGCAGCACTCTGTTTGGCAAACCGCATTCTTGCTCTGCGTGTTTAAATCGTCGCAGGCGGAACAGCTGGCCTCCACGCTGCGAATACGCCGCGTACCCACGGCCGCGCCACGCACGTCCCAGGCGGCCGGGCGCCTCCCCAAGGCTGGCGAAAGGGCAGCGCTTTGAAAACGAGTCCCCTGAAGAGTGGAGGAAAGAAGGGTATTACTGGGCGCGCTCAGTGTGCGGGGTGTCAGTGTAGATGGAATACATGATAGAGGTATAAGGGGGAAAATGATGCCTAGAATGATTAAAATAACTCAGCAACGCATTGCCACGTATACTTGGAGAGCGCGTAATGAATAAACTCCCACTGAATTtgttgggggtggtggtggttcaTGAATTATGCATTATGTAGGTACAGCTATCTGGATTGGGCACCTTCCACTCAGAATGAATCCCCCAATTTGCTGCCAAAGCAGCAGATACCACCCCCCCTCGCCCCGCCCGCTTCCGAGGGGCCCCTTGCGGGAGGCCGCTGTTCCTCCAGGACGCGCTAATCTCCGAGATCTTTTTGAGACTTCCcgagctggaggaggggaggagcacGGTTGCCCGCTCTCTGCCACTCTGCACCCCtatcccaccccctcccctctcaCACGGAGTTCCCAGTTCCGCAGCCAGGTTTCAGAAGAGACAAATCCTCTTTGCGCCCTGTGGCGCCGTTTTGCACCAGTCCCGGGCTCCCGGGTTTGGGGAAAATCAAAGGCGTTAGACGGGAGactgtgggcagggcagggggaacCCGAACCGCGGGACCCGACTTCCCAGAAGTGGGGAGGGAGTGGGCTTGCGGACCAGGCCTGGGGAGTCAGCAGTGACCCTTGTAAAGAAAACCGTTAACTCTTTCCTCCCGGGACAAACAGACGTTTAATTCCTTTACAgatcctctttctcctttttattattgGAACCGTAGTCATGCACAAAAAATGCATCGATTCTCatcaaaggaaaggagaggagtatTATTTCCATGCCTTTTTGGGGGGTCTTGAGCTAATTAAAAATTGGCTGCATTTCAGGCATTAATTTCCTAGTTCACtgactctaatttttttttcctgaataccATAGAAAGTGCATTGTATATAATCCACATGCATATATTcacatttcatttacatttcGACCTAGCTAGTTGCCCAACCTGACACATGATTTGGTTCGCTCCCTGAGTGGATCAATATTTAATAGATACCCTCAGGATTTGCTATTTTGTATCATTCCACGgcatcaaaaacaaagacaatctTCTCATCCTTAGTCCCTCACCCAAAGGCATTTTAAGTAAACTTTTCCCATccacccccaaagagaaaaaatCCTGGGAGAAAAAGAGCAAGTACAGCATGTACACTGTTCAAGAGAAGTTGTTACCCGTTGAGTTTGCAGCTCAGCGTTCAATTGTTAAATGAGTAGTAACTTCCCCTAAATTAGACGCACTGCACAATTCAGCTTTAAGGATTGCAAATTACTCCAACCTCTGGGCCTTTGCCGCAAACGCGGGAGCGACCAATCCCTAAGCTCGATTTTGCTGCAAAGCGTCTTTTCCCCCGCCCTCTTTCTGGGCAGCCCTCGCTCTGGAGTTTGCGAAAGTAAAGTAAGTGTGCCCTCTACTGGCCGCAGAGATCACCGCGTCCGGATGCCAGCGAGGGCGGGGgtcgggtgggggcgggggtgggataGGGGCAGCGGAGTCGCAGCATAGGGTTTCCAGCGGGGGAAGACCCGCGGCTACTTAAAACCAGTTTCCAGCCACCTCCTTTTGATTCTTTCAGGCAGACTGCCGAGGAGCCGAAGGAAGAGGAAttgctggaggaaaaaaatggttcAAAGGTGTTTATTCAACCGCATAAGAGATGGTGGAGATTAACCCATCACTACTTATTGACAGTCAACATCACCCTATGGAGAACCGGTGCTATTTATGAGAAATGTGAAGTAATTTGCAAGTAGCTTTACGAAAAAAATTTCCAACAAAATCCTAAAGCAGCAAGACAAGCTGTAGCCCACACATCTTTTAACCAGCTTTTTAATTAATCACCAAGTTCGACAGCAAGGCACTGGATTtactggggaaggggaggcacaGTGGAAGGTGGAGGGTATTTGGctttgtttattgttatttttaatgaaaattggaCTGATGAATAATAAACATGTTTTGATAGTGAAGAGGGGTATTTGAGATCCCATTGAAAAAATGTGAAGGACCAGGaccattttataaaacattttaatactaaaaaatCGAAGTAAATGTGAAGGAAATTTGCCTAGCATGCATCTTGCCGGTGTGAATATTTCAAGTATTTATTATGGAAAGGATCCTTGAGGGTCTCTGATCACCTAGAGAAGCCCTCCAGAAGTTTGGCAGTGGAGGGTCCTTCCTGGAAGAGCCTCTTTGGGAGATTTCCCAGAAATCTGGCACTTTTGGTGTTACTTTGATAGAGGCTGAATAAGTGCTCTCCACTGAGGCattccttctcccccttcccccaaacccaAACCAACAACAAACAGACAACAATGGCAAAAACAAAAGTGGGTCTAGCTTGATCTCAGAGGGTAGTTTTGAAAGTTGCTAAAGATGCCATATTGTAGGAAATCTTAAGGTCTGACTTCCAAATTATGCCAACCTGATGTAGGGTCATGACCCCCAGGCAGATATAGTGTCTGTGGGTTCAGGACTCAACCTCACTCTCCACCAAGGCTGGTGACATCATCTGAAGTGTTATTTTCAAGTGACAGCTTGGAGTTGCTTCCTGCCTCCAGACAAGGTGGGGgccatctccattttacatgcaaggaaacaaaaatcagaTCTCCATGATGATGTTAAAAGACACAATACCTTTCCTTTGGTAATTTTTAAGGCATTTTTGAGGCAGTCACCACTTGCTGGGTTGAGAAATAGCCGAGGAGATTAC contains these protein-coding regions:
- the MYC gene encoding myc proto-oncogene protein, with the protein product MPLNVSFASRNYDLDYDSVQPYFYCDEEENFYQHQQQSELQPPAPSEDIWKKFELLPTPPLSPSRRSGLCSPSYVAVASFSPRGDDDGGGGSFSTADQLEMVTELLGGDMVNQSFICDPDDETFIKNIIIQDCMWSGFSAAAKLVSEKLASYQAARKDSGSPSPARGHSGCSTSSLYLQDLSAAASECIDPSVVFPYPLHDSSSPKPCASPDSTAFSSSSDSLLSSTESSPRASPEPLALHEETPPTTSSDSEEEQEDEEEIDVVSVEKRQPPAKRSESGSPSAGGHSRPPHSPLVLKRCHVSTHQHNYAAPPSTRKDYPAAKRAKLDSVRVLRQISNNRKCTSPRSSDTEENDKRRTHNVLERQRRNELKRSFFALRDQIPELENNEKAPKVVILKKATAYILSIQAEEQKLISEKDSLRKRREQLKHKLEQLRNSCA